In the genome of Buchnera aphidicola (Artemisaphis artemisicola), one region contains:
- a CDS encoding FtsX-like permease family protein: MYKPISFFIGFRYLWNSHLPKFKKFITILSILGISISTSSLIIILSIINGSENNFKKNILTFIPHLIITNQNKYINKNKFPKDILQSQEIEKFSTFISKEVIVKNKNNVAMAEIIDFDPNNYDNVKKYSTNDVLDKLKSGENNIIIGKELAKKIHVNIGDKITLIVLSDKKNYFSGKIFNECVFKIINTFSTQNEVDYYQILMNKEDVLKFLNYSKNYVTGWRFWLKNPLDFNINELKKISTQLVVLDWKLQKGEFFKAIKIEKYMMLFLFFLILFISILNIFITLTVYIIEKKNAIAILKTQGLLNWKIMLIFIIIGSSTAIIGSFFGTAISIALIIQNDLLKFFIKIFFHEINITIIIKPFQIILINLISILLTIITIVYPTLKAIRLQPVKLLSNE, translated from the coding sequence ATGTATAAACCTATATCTTTTTTTATTGGTTTTCGTTATCTTTGGAATTCTCATTTACCAAAATTTAAAAAATTTATTACTATTCTATCTATTTTAGGCATTAGCATTAGTACATCTTCACTAATTATTATATTGTCTATAATAAACGGATCTGAAAATAATTTTAAAAAAAATATTTTGACTTTTATTCCACATTTGATAATCACCAATCAAAATAAATATATCAATAAAAATAAATTTCCTAAAGATATTTTACAATCACAAGAAATCGAAAAATTTTCTACTTTTATAAGTAAAGAAGTGATTGTAAAAAATAAAAACAACGTAGCTATGGCGGAAATAATTGATTTTGATCCTAATAACTATGATAATGTGAAAAAGTATAGTACTAACGATGTTTTAGATAAATTAAAATCAGGTGAAAATAATATAATTATAGGAAAAGAATTAGCTAAAAAAATTCATGTTAATATTGGTGATAAAATCACATTAATTGTTTTATCTGATAAAAAAAATTATTTTTCAGGAAAGATTTTTAATGAATGTGTATTTAAAATTATTAATACATTTAGCACTCAAAATGAAGTTGATTATTATCAAATATTAATGAATAAAGAAGATGTTTTAAAATTTTTAAATTATTCGAAAAATTATGTTACTGGATGGAGATTTTGGCTAAAAAATCCATTAGATTTTAATATAAACGAACTAAAAAAAATATCAACTCAACTAGTTGTATTAGATTGGAAATTACAAAAAGGTGAATTTTTTAAAGCTATAAAAATAGAAAAATATATGATGTTATTCTTATTTTTCTTGATTTTATTCATATCTATTTTAAATATATTTATTACACTTACTGTATATATAATAGAAAAGAAGAATGCTATTGCTATTTTGAAAACACAAGGATTATTGAATTGGAAAATTATGTTGATCTTTATTATTATAGGATCTAGTACAGCTATTATTGGAAGTTTTTTTGGTACAGCAATTAGTATTGCATTAATTATACAAAATGATTTGTTAAAATTTTTTATTAAAATTTTTTTTCATGAAATTAATATTACAATAATAATTAAACCATTTCAGATTATTTTAATTAATTTAATTTCTATATTATTAACAATAATTACAATCGTATACCCAACTTTGAAGGCTATTCGATTACAACCAGTTAAGCTTTTATCAAATGAA